In Amphiura filiformis chromosome 2, Afil_fr2py, whole genome shotgun sequence, one DNA window encodes the following:
- the LOC140172421 gene encoding uncharacterized protein: protein MAVCKSLMVNYGKIIMITLLITAVLLEMLVSPVQGTIAYQFPRYTYKKKPKFPYLTFLPCFYAVFQLFLERFFKQEWRKCELTRECEQMFGVERTRCIRICLAPICHDEIYSYDELEEGEIDVRATSFKGCWRQRYHEFGTINRVDL from the exons ATGGCAGTGTGCAAGTCACTGATGGTTAACTATGGCAAGATCATTATGATTACATTGCTAATAACTGCTGTGTTACTAGAGATGCTTGTGTCACCAGTGCAGGGTACAATAGCATACCAGTTTCCAAGATACACCTACAAAAAGAAACCAAAATT cccatatttgacgTTTTTACCCtgcttttacgctgtttttcagcttttttta GAGAGATTTTTCAAACAAGAATGGCGGAAGTGCGAACTGACACGTGAATGCGAGCAGATGTTTGGTGTGGAACGAACACGTTGTATACGAATATGTCTAGCACCGATCTGCCATGACGAGATCTATTCATATGATGAG TTGGAGGAAGGTGAGATTGATGTCAGAGCAACATCATTCAAAGGCTGTTGGAGGCAGAGATACCATGAGTTTGGCACCATAAACAGGGTTGATCTGTAG